GGCGTGCCGTCGCCCGCCTCCGGTTCGGcacaccaaaaaaccacccGCCGGTGCACAGACATGGCTTTGAAGGCGCAACCGCTTCGCCGCGACCCTTCGCTCCCGCTTTTCTGGCCTtgtaggggggaaaaaaataaaaccaccccCACGCTGGCTGCGGTGAACAGCTTCCCGCAAACCACCGGCGGGGGCCCGGCGATCGCCGGGGGTCGCCAACGCCGCGGGGGGTTGACCTTGGCCTGGCGAAGCCGTGGCGAAGGGCGCGAACGCGCGGCAAGAATCGCCGGTTTCGAGCGGCGAAGAGCACGAGGTCGGCGACGCCCGCGTTCCCGGCGACGCCGCCGTGCCCGTCCCCCGCGCCGGGGTCCCGTTTAGGCAATAAATCGGTAACGGGCGCGACGCGGTGGCTCCGCCGTCGGGATGAGCCCGTTCGCCGCGGCTCGGTGGGTCGCGGCCCCGCGGCATCGCCGCCGGCGCTCATAGGCTGCCGGTGATGTCAGGGCAGCCGGAGCGGCTCGGGAACAAAAGCTGGGCTTGGGGAGGCCTGGGcggacccccccgccccccaaccCCGGCAAAACCGGCGGGGACGCCGCAGACGCCCCCCCCACCGAACCCCACATTTTGGGGGGGATCCAGTGGCCGGCAAGGCCGTGGTTCCCACCAGGAAGGGGACGCGGCACTCCCTCCgtgtgtgcccccccccccccacgctctgcagccccctggCCGGGGCCGGAGCAGCCCCCCAAGGTTGGGGaccaccccccccaggacccccccatCCCCCGGTGGGGCCCCTCCGCTCGGCGGCGGTGCCGGCACGGGGTGGGGAAGGGTCCGGCGCCGCCGCTCGCCGACGCGAGGGTCGCTCTGAGCCCCCCCCGGCCTGGCCCgcagccccgcggccccccccagcccccgccggGCCCCCCCAGACCCGAGTGGAGCCCCCGCCCtgcgggcagggggtgctgggaCCCCCAGGAGGGCACAGCGTCTGCTTGGGTGGGGGGCCAAAACCCTGGGGATCCCCAAACCTGGCACCTCCCAAGCCCGGGGGTCCCCAAAACCAAGGGTCCCCAAGCCCGGGGGGGCCCCAAGTTTGGCAGTTCCCAAGCCCGGGGGGGTCCCCAAAAGCCGGGGGGGTCCCCAAAACCCTGGGGATGCCCAAATTCTGGGAGTCCCCAAACCCGGGGGTCCCAAATCCGGGGTGTCCCCAAGCCCGGGGGGGTCCCCCACCACGGCATCCCTAgacacccccccaaccccccgaGGGACccccagcaggctggggggggtgCGGGGACCCCCAAAGGGCCCGGCCCCGGTACCGTAAGCGCCGTCCGGGTCCTTCCTGCCCGCGGCGGGGCCCTCCATGGCGGGCGGCGGCTCCGGGGGGCTCCGGTGGAGCCGGGGGGGGTCCCTCCGGGggctcctcccgccgcccgTTCCCCCCGGGGCTGCGCCAGCGGCTGCGGGCGGGGCGGCTCCGGGTGTCACCGGCCCAACCCCGGGGGCGGGCCCAGCGCTCCGCCACGCCCTCGCCACGCCCCTCGCCACGCCCCCGCCGGCGGATCGGGGGCCGGGCGTGGGGGGACCCCGAAAGGGGGGCATTGGGGAGCCGGGAGGTGCGGGGACCCCTCAGGGTGGGGGTTGGGGAGTCTGGCTCCTGCAGGGACCCCCAAAGAGGGGGGGTCGGGGGGTGCAGGGACCCCCAGGGTGGGGGTTCGGGGGGTCAGAGGTGCAGGGACCCCCCTAAGGGTCGGGGGTTGTGCAGGGACCCCCCAGGGTGGGGGATCGGGGgtctgggtgctgcagggaccCCCAAAGAGGGGGGTTCGGGGGGTGCAGGGACCCCCAGGGTGGGGAATTGGGGGTGCACGAACCCCCAGAGTGGAGGGTCAGGGGTCGGGGGACGTGCCGGGACCCCCAGAGTGGGGGTTCATGGGTTAgaggctgcagagccctgctcaaGGGGCGGGATTGGGGGTCGTTGGGTGCAGGGACCCCCCAGGGTGGGGAGATCAGGGCGTCGAGGGGTGCAGAGACCCCCCTCACGGCAGAGGATGGAGGATCAGGTGCTGCAGGGCCAACCCCCCCCAAGTGTGGGGGATCCGGGGGTCTGCAGGGACCCCCCCCCAGGATGGGATGAGAGCCCCAGGCACCCAAGGGTGCCcagacccccccccccgggctggGTTGGGGGACTCAGGGTGCTGCAGAGGGACACCCCCCCCACGCCAGGttgggggacccaggcgtccgggaGCTGCCCAGCACCCCCAAATCGGTCTGGGGGTCCCCTGGGTGGGGGATCCACTGGGTGGGGGAGCCACTGGGTGGGGGGCTCTACTGGGTGGGGACTGCCCCGTGGGAGGTGGTCCCCTGGTTGGGGGATCCCCTGGGGGGTGGTCCCCTGGTGGGTGGTTCTGGGTGGGGGGAGTCCACTGGGAGGTGTTCCCCTGGGTGGGGCAGGGGGTCccctgggtggggggggttGCCCTGGGTGGGGGGTCCCAACCCACGTCCGCTCCCAAGCCCACCCGGTTGGGCCGGAGGTGGCCATGCCCCGCCGTGGGGTGGCCGAGCGTGGGCCCCCCACCCAGGCCCACGGGTGGGTgcctgccccccctcccctcccctcccccccccccgtgggtgctgtggggctgggccGTCCCCTTTAAGGCCCCACGCGCCCGTGggcgcagccgctcgctcacctGGCGCAGGTGACGGCGACGGTGACGCGGTGGCTGCCGGGGCCCGCCATGGCCGCCTCCGCCCTCTTCATCCTCGACCTCAAGGGGAAGGTGAGACACGCCCTGTAacccccccccaaagccccccacgggggggggacccaggggtctAGGGTGGGGGGGGTcacccctctgtccccctctgGCCTTGAAGGTCAGCCAAGgtcaacagcagagcctggcGGTGACCCCCGTGACCCCGGCGACAGGGTgaggggtttggggtgggggtccccCGTttgtgacaccccccccccacccgccccgcAGCCGCTGATCAGCCGCAACTACAAGGGGgacgtggggctgggggagatcGAGCACTTcatggggctgctgctgcagcgggaggaggaggggacCCTCACCCCCCTCCTCACCCACGGCAACGTCCACTTCCTCTGGATCAAACACGCCAACCTCTACCGTATCCTTCCGGAACGttcccccccccggccccccgacCCCGAGGGTCAGGGGGCCCCCCCCggtgcttcccccccccccccttttccttaACCCCCCGCCAGTGGTGGCCACCACCAAGAAGAACGGCAACGCTTCCTTGGTCTACTCCTTCCTCTACAAGGTGGTGGAGGTGAGGCGGGGGGGGCTCGGGGAGGCTGGAGAGAGGGGGTCCCCCCATTTTGGGGGGCTCTtctccctggggagggggtgacAGAGGTGCTCtgtgccccccccgccccccccccccgaggtCTTCTGCGAGTATTtcaaggagctggaggaggaaagcaTCCGCGACAACTTCGTCATCATCTACGAGCTCCTGGACGAGCTGATGGACTTCGGGTTCCCCCAGACCACGGACAGCAAAATCCTGCAGGAGtgaggggggccggggggtcggggggcgcggggggggacACCCCCGAACCCCGGCATCACCACAaaccccccccaccaccccgcAGGTACATCACGCAGGAGGGCAACAAGCTGGAGACGGGCAAGTCGCGCGTCCCCACCACGGTCACCAACGCCGTGTCGTGGCGCTCCGAGGGCATCAGGTACAAGAAGAACGAGGTGTTCATCGACGTCATCGAGTCGGTGAATCTGCTGGTGAgacgggggaggggggggctgcaaagtggggaggggggctgccggggggtggggtgctgggggggccccggtggggtgggggagccGGGTAGGGGGGGTGGTGACTGGTGATGGgattggtggtggtggtggtggtgggtggtggGTGTGGTGATGGCCGTGAGGATGAGGATGGCAGCGTTGATGGGGCCGGGGATGGTGATGAGGATGAAGATGGTGATGGGGCCGGGGATGAGGATGGTGATGGTGATGGGGCTAatgatgaggatgaggatgaggatggtgATGTTGATGGGGCTGGGGATGGtgatgaggatgaggatggtgACGTTGATAGGGCTGGGGATGAGGGTGAGGATGGTGACCTTGTTGGGGCTGGTGATGAGaatgatggtggtggtggggccGGTGATGGGGAGAGCAGTGATGGCTTAGACGTTGATGGGGCTGGTGCCGGTGATGGGGTCAGCGATGAGGATGGTGATGGGGCTGGTGCCGaggccggtgccggtgccggggcAGGTGCTGGTGCCGGGTGCCGAGGCCGGTGCCGGTGCTGAGGCCGGCGCCGGGCCCGCAGGTGAGCGCCACCGGCAGCGTGCTGCTGAGCGAGGTGGTGGGCACCATCAAGCTGAAGGTCTTCCTCTCGGGGATGCCCGAGCTGCGCCTGGGCTTGAACGACCGCGTCCTCTTCGAGCTGACGGGCCGTGAGTGCCGCCGGTGGGCTCCGGGACAGCCCTGGCgcgggaaggggggggggggggtcacacATCCCCGccccacgcccccccacccccgacgccgtcccttcccccccccaggGGGCAAGAACAAGTCGGTGGAGCTGGAGGACGTGAAGTTCCACCAGTGCGTCCGGCTCTCCCGCTTCGACAGCGACCGCACCATCTCCTTCATCCCCCCCGACGGGGACTTCGAGCTCATGTCCTACCGCCTCAACACGCAGGTgggggcggcggccgcgggggggacacgggggcaCACGGGGGGACGTGGGGGTGACCCCTTTGCCCTCTCCAGGTGAAGCCTCTCATCTGGATCGAGTCGGTCATCGAGAAGTTCTCCCACAGCCGGGTGGAGATCATGGTGAAGGTGAGGCGCCGGGGAGGTCGCCGGGAGAGCCCCGGTCGCCGCcgagcccccccaccccacttcTGTCCGTCCCCCCGCCAAGGCCAAGGGCCAGTTCAAGAAGCAGTCGGTGGCCAACGGGGTGGAGATCGCGGTGCCGGTGCCCAGCGACGCCGACTCACCCAAGTTCAAGACCAGCGTGGGCTCCGCCAGGTACCTCCCGGAGAGGAACCTCGTCATCTGGACCATCAAGTCCTTCCCGGTGAGGGTGCCGATGCcggggtccccccaccccgcgcccCACGCCCCCCCGTGGCGCCGCCGGGCGTGCCGGTGCCGCCGCCCAGCCGTGCCGGTGCCGCGCAGGGCGGGAAGGAGCACCTGATGCGCGCCCCACTTCGGGCTGCCCAGcgtggagaaggaggaggaggaagggcgGCCGCCCATCGCCGTCCGCTTCGAGATCCCCTACTTCACCGTCTCGGGGATCCAGGTGCCGCCCGCGGAGGGGGGGGcctggggggctctggggggggGTCCCTGGTCTTTTGGGGACAGGGTGGAGGGGACACGCTGGGGATGTGAACCgtgggggtccccagggtggggggtCCCATGCGTTTTGGGGACAGGGTGGTGGTGATGTCGCCCatgggggtccccagggagggGGTCCTTCATGTTTTGGGGGCAGGATGGTGGGGACGTGGCCTGTGGGGGTCCCCAGCGTGGTGACCCCTTGTCTTTTGGGGACAGGGTGGAGGGGACAAGGaccggggggggtgggggtgttccCCGGGGGTGGTGCCCGGCGGGGGTCCCATGTGTTTTGGGGACGGGGTGGCAGagatggggcagggggacacACTGGGGGCTGTGGCCCGTGGGGTccctgcgggggggggggcgggggggctcaGCAGGttttggggatggggtgggggaatACAGCCCCTGAAATCCCcatggggggagcaggggggcaATGTCCCCCCCTGtactggggggagctggggagcgGGAGGAGGTCGGGGTGCCTGGAGGTGGGGTCAGGGTGCCCAAGGGGGGTTGGGGGTGCCCAAGGGGGGTTGGGGgtccatcccctcctgcccccccgcCAGGTGCGGTACATGAAGATCATCGAGAAAAGTGGGTACCA
The sequence above is drawn from the Phalacrocorax aristotelis chromosome 28, bGulAri2.1, whole genome shotgun sequence genome and encodes:
- the AP1M2 gene encoding LOW QUALITY PROTEIN: AP-1 complex subunit mu-2 (The sequence of the model RefSeq protein was modified relative to this genomic sequence to represent the inferred CDS: deleted 1 base in 1 codon) gives rise to the protein MAASALFILDLKGKPLISRNYKGDVGLGEIEHFMGLLLQREEEGTLTPLLTHGNVHFLWIKHANLYLVATTKKNGNASLVYSFLYKVVEVFCEYFKELEEESIRDNFVIIYELLDELMDFGFPQTTDSKILQEYITQEGNKLETGKSRVPTTVTNAVSWRSEGIRYKKNEVFIDVIESVNLLVSATGSVLLSEVVGTIKLKVFLSGMPELRLGLNDRVLFELTGRGKNKSVELEDVKFHQCVRLSRFDSDRTISFIPPDGDFELMSYRLNTQVKPLIWIESVIEKFSHSRVEIMVKAKGQFKKQSVANGVEIAVPVPSDADSPKFKTSVGSARYLPERNLVIWTIKSFPGGKEHLMRAHFGLPSVEKEEEEGRPPIAVRFEIPYFTVSGIQVRYMKIIEKSGYQALPWVRYITQRVGEGDPPMPPGAPTPR